Proteins co-encoded in one Setaria viridis chromosome 9, Setaria_viridis_v4.0, whole genome shotgun sequence genomic window:
- the LOC117837715 gene encoding 2-oxoglutarate-dependent dioxygenase 11 encodes MESLPVPSVQAMVAATGGAHVPPRYLRPEVAADAVAGDGEAAIPIIDFERLLHPEVCRDESARLHTACQEWGFFQLINHDVPDDVIEGMKANVEGFFGLPAETKKQVAQERGQLEGYGQLFVVSEDQKLDWADILYLNTQPPQHRNMRFWPDKPGTFRSTLDAYSAAVNNVADRLLGIMSTNLGLQPEAIASKCVGGIQSMRMNYYPPCAEADKVVGFSPHSDADLLTLVLQVNQVQGLQVKRDDGSWVPVRPLQGAFVVNVGDILQIFTNGRYRSIEHRAVINTERARLSVAAFHSPSIHATIGPLRELVTDQEPEIVMYKTVDHESFMRLFFSAKLEGKSFLQRMKL; translated from the exons ATGGAGTCTCTCCCTGTGCCGAGCGTGCAAGCAATGGTGGCGGCCACCGGTGGAGCCCATGTGCCGCCGAGGTATCTCCGGCCAGAGGTGGCTGCAGATGCTGTCGCTGGCGACGGTGAGGCCGCGATACCCATCATTGACTTTGAGAGGCTGCTTCACCCGGAGGTTTGTCGTGATGAATCTGCACGCCTCCATACGGCCTGCCAGGAGTGGGGCTTCTTCCAG CTCATAAACCACGATGTTCCGGATGATGTCATCGAGGGGATGAAGGCGAATGTTGAAGGATTCTTTGGGTTGCCTGCAGAAACAAAGAAGCAGGTTGCTCAGGAACGAGGGCAGCTGGAGGGTTACGGTCAACTGTTCGTGGTCTCGGAGGATCAGAAGCTGGACTGGGCTGACATCCTTTACCTGAATACGCAGCCGCCTCAGCACAGGAACATGAGATTCTGGCCTGACAAGCCCGGCACCTTCAGATCGACGCTGGACGCGTATTCGGCTGCTGTGAATAATGTGGCAGATCGCCTGCTGGGTATCATGTCCACCAACTTGGGTCTGCAACCGGAGGCGATTGCTAGCAAATGCGTCGGCGGAATACAGTCAATGAGAATGAACTACTATCCTCCATGCGCCGAGGCGGACAAAGTTGTGGGCTTCTCGCCCCACTCGGACGCTGATCTCCTCACCCTCGTCCTGCAAGTGAACCAGGTTCAAGGTCTGCAGGTAAAGCGGGACGATGGCAGCTGGGTTCCCGTGCGGCCTCTCCAGGGCGCTTTTGTTGTCAACGTGGGAGACATTCTTCAG ATCTTCACAAACGGAAGGTACCGGAGCATCGAGCACCGGGCTGTGATCAACACGGAGAGAGCGCGGCTGTCCGTTGCGGCATTCCACTCTCCGAGCATCCACGCGACGATAGGCCCTCTGAGAGAGCTCGTCACTGACCAGGAGCCGGAGATAGTGATGTACAAGACGGTGGACCACGAGAGCTTCATGAGGCTCTTCTTCTCCGCCAAGTTGGAGGGCAAGAGCTTCTTGCAACGGATGAAGCTCTAG
- the LOC117837717 gene encoding formyltetrahydrofolate deformylase 1, mitochondrial isoform X1, which yields MPRPFGDRQMMSSARRPLSAAAGNLLGIHLFQCPDAVGIVAKVSECIASRGGNIHRVDVFVPDDKPVFYSRSEFTYNPRLWPRDDLRKDFLNLSCCFGAQRSTVRVPDLDPKYKIAVLASKQDHCLFDLLHRWQEGRLPVDINCVISNHDRPQDNHVRRFLQRHAIPYYYLPTTPGNKREQEILELIQGTDFVVLARYMQIMSESFLKAYGKDIINIHHGLLPSFKGGHPSRQAFNAGVKLIGATSHFVTPELDAGPIIEQMVERVSHRDTLQSFVVKSENLEKQCLAEAIKSYCELRVLPYELKKTVVF from the exons atgcctcGTCCTTTTGGAGACAGACAGATGATGTCCTCGGCGCGCCggccgctctccgccgccgccggcaacctCCTCGGCATCCATCTCTTCCAGTGCCCC GACGCCGTCGGCATCGTCGCCAAGGTGTCCGAGTGCATCGCCTCCCGCGGCGGCAACATCCACagagtcgacgtcttcgtccCCGACGACAAGCCCGTCTTCTACTCCCGCAG TGAGTTCACCTACAACCCGAGGCTCTGGCCGCGTGATGACCTGCGCAAGGATTTCCTCAATTTGTCATGCTGCTTCGGCGCACAAAGGTCCACCGTACGAGTACCTGACCTTGACCCCAAATACAAGATCGCAGTCCTCGCTTCAAAGCAGGACCATTGCTTGTTTGATTTGTTGCACAGATGGCAAGAAGGCAGGCTTCCAGTTGACATTAACTGTGTCATAAG CAACCATGATAGACCGCAAGACAATCATGTGCGGCGCTTTCTTCAGAGGCATGCAATTCCATACTACTACTTACCCACCACGCCTGGGAACAAAAGGGAGCAAGAGATACTAGAATTGATTCAGGGCACAGATTTTGTTGTGCTGGCAAGATATATGCAG ATTATGTCGGAAAGCTTTTTAAAAGCATATGGTAAAGATATTATTAATATTCATCATGGGCTTCTTCCCTCATTTAAGGGAGGCCATCCTTCCAGACAG GCCTTCAATGCTGGGGTGAAGTTGATTGGGGCAACCAGCCATTTTGTCACTCCCGAACTTGATGCTGGGCCAATCATTGAACAGATG GTTGAGAGAGTTTCTCACAGAGACACACTGCAGAGTTTTGTTGTGAAGTCTGAGAATCTTGAGAAGCAGTGCCTAGCAGAGGCTATTAAGTCATACTGCGAGCTTCGTGTCCTACCATATGAACTGAAGAAAACTGTTGTATTCTAA
- the LOC117837717 gene encoding formyltetrahydrofolate deformylase 2, mitochondrial isoform X2 → MPRPFGDRQMMSSARRPLSAAAGNLLGIHLFQCPDAVGIVAKVSECIASRGGNIHRVDVFVPDDKPVFYSRSEFTYNPRLWPRDDLRKDFLNLSCCFGAQRSTVRVPDLDPKYKIAVLASKQDHCLFDLLHRWQEGRLPVDINCVISNHDRPQDNHVRRFLQRHAIPYYYLPTTPGNKREQEILELIQGTDFVVLARYMQIMSESFLKAYGKDIINIHHGLLPSFKGGHPSRQVERVSHRDTLQSFVVKSENLEKQCLAEAIKSYCELRVLPYELKKTVVF, encoded by the exons atgcctcGTCCTTTTGGAGACAGACAGATGATGTCCTCGGCGCGCCggccgctctccgccgccgccggcaacctCCTCGGCATCCATCTCTTCCAGTGCCCC GACGCCGTCGGCATCGTCGCCAAGGTGTCCGAGTGCATCGCCTCCCGCGGCGGCAACATCCACagagtcgacgtcttcgtccCCGACGACAAGCCCGTCTTCTACTCCCGCAG TGAGTTCACCTACAACCCGAGGCTCTGGCCGCGTGATGACCTGCGCAAGGATTTCCTCAATTTGTCATGCTGCTTCGGCGCACAAAGGTCCACCGTACGAGTACCTGACCTTGACCCCAAATACAAGATCGCAGTCCTCGCTTCAAAGCAGGACCATTGCTTGTTTGATTTGTTGCACAGATGGCAAGAAGGCAGGCTTCCAGTTGACATTAACTGTGTCATAAG CAACCATGATAGACCGCAAGACAATCATGTGCGGCGCTTTCTTCAGAGGCATGCAATTCCATACTACTACTTACCCACCACGCCTGGGAACAAAAGGGAGCAAGAGATACTAGAATTGATTCAGGGCACAGATTTTGTTGTGCTGGCAAGATATATGCAG ATTATGTCGGAAAGCTTTTTAAAAGCATATGGTAAAGATATTATTAATATTCATCATGGGCTTCTTCCCTCATTTAAGGGAGGCCATCCTTCCAGACAG GTTGAGAGAGTTTCTCACAGAGACACACTGCAGAGTTTTGTTGTGAAGTCTGAGAATCTTGAGAAGCAGTGCCTAGCAGAGGCTATTAAGTCATACTGCGAGCTTCGTGTCCTACCATATGAACTGAAGAAAACTGTTGTATTCTAA